The Brachionichthys hirsutus isolate HB-005 chromosome 8, CSIRO-AGI_Bhir_v1, whole genome shotgun sequence genome contains a region encoding:
- the rps23 gene encoding small ribosomal subunit protein uS12, with product MGKCRGLRTARKLRNHRREQKWHDKQYKKAHLGTALKANPFGGASHAKGIVLEKVGVEAKQPNSAIRKCVRVQLIKNGKKITAFVPNDGCLNFIEENDEVLVAGFGRKGHAVGDIPGVRFKVVKVANVSLLALYKGKKERPRS from the exons ATGG GAAAGTGTCGCGGTCTGCGTACGGCCCGGAAGCTCCGGAACCACCGCCGCGAGCAGAAGTGGCACGATAAACAGTACAAGAAGGCCCACCTGGGCACCGCCCTGAAGGCGAACCCCTTCGGAGGCGCTTCGCACGCCAAAGGCATCGTCCTGGAGAAAGT CGGCGTCGAGGCCAAGCAGCCCAACTCGGCCATCAGGAAGTGTGTGAGAGTTCAGCTGATCAAGAACGGCAAGAAGATCACCGCCTTCGTCCCCAACGATGGCTGCCTCAACTTCATAGAG GAGAACGACGAGGTTCTGGTTGCAGGCTTTGGGCGTAAGGGCCATGCCGTCGGGGACATTCCTGGGGTCCGGTTCAAGGTGGTCAAGGTGGCCAACGTGTCTCTGCTGGCCCTCTACAAAGGCAAGAAGGAGAGGCCCAGGTCATAA
- the mcm2 gene encoding DNA replication licensing factor MCM2, protein MADSSESSHVTPNPGQVMTSSPGRDLPPFEDESEGLLGEGLLPGEDEEDGDGEDLIGDGMERDYRAIPALDRYEVEGLDLDEEELSELSPGARAAAEEAMRRRDRERGVSGRLRRGLLYDSDDEDDERPAARRRRLAERAAEGVADGDEEEMIESIENLEDMKGHTVREWVSMVAPRLEIHNRFKNFLRTHVDENGHNVFKAKINDMCKENKESLVVNYEDLAAREHVLAYFLPEAPTEMLKVFDEAAKEVVLAMYPKYIRIAQEIHIRICNLPLVEEIRSLRQLHLNQLIRTSGVVSSCTGVLPQLGMVKYNCNKCNFVLGPFFQSQNKEVKPGSCPECQSQGPFEINMEETVYQNYQRITIQESPGKVAAGRLPRSKDAILLADLVDGCKPGDEIELTGIYHNNYDGSLNTANGFPVFATVILANHITRRDEGVAVAELTDEDVKAIVALSKDECIGERIFASVAPSIYGHENIKRALALSLFGGEPKNPGGKHKVRGDINVLLCGDPGTAKSQFLKYVEKVATRAVFTTGQGASAVGLTAYVQRHPVSREWTLEAGALVLADRGVCLIDEFDKMNDADRTSIHEAMEQQSISISKAGIVASLQARCTVMAASNPIGGRYDPSLTFAENVDLTEPIVSRFDVLCVVKDTVDLVQDEMLARFVVGSHIKHHPSNKEGGVALEEVVLPNTSDIPPIPQELLRKYIVYAKERVHPKLNQMDQDKVARIYSDLRKESVATGSIPITVRHIESMIRMAEAHAKMHLRDYVQEDDVNMAIRVMLESFIDTQKFSVMTSMRKTFAHYLAFRRDNNELLLFILKQLVAEQVSYQRNRYGVQNDTIEIPEKDLQDKARQINIHSLAAFYGSDLFQSNKFSHRGKEKLIVQQF, encoded by the exons ATGGCG GATTCCTCCGAGTCGTCCCACGTGACGCCCAACCCCGGTCAGGTCATGACCTCCAGTCCTGGACGAGATCTGCCCCCATTTGAAGACGAATCCGAAGGGCTGCTGGGGGAAGGGCTGCTCCCcggggaggatgaggaagatggcGATGGAGAAGATCTCATTGGGGATGGGATGGAGAG GGATTACCGCGCCATTCCTGCCCTGGATCGGTACGAGGTGGAGGGCTTGGacctggatgaggaggagctgtcTGAGCTGTCGCCCGGCGCCCGGGCTGCGGCTGAAGAGGCCATGCGGAGGAGGGACAGGGAGCGGGGAGTCAGCGGGCGCCTGAGGAGAGGACTCCTCTACG ACAGCGACGATGAGGATGACGAGCGCCCGGCGGCTCGACGAAGGCGACTGGCTGAGCGGGCAGCGGAGGGTGTTGCAGAcggagatgaagaagaaatgatCGAGAGCATTGAGAACTTGGAGGATATGAAG GGCCACACAGTGAGGGAGTGGGTGTCCATGGTGGCCCCCCGGCTGGAGATTCATAACCGCTTCAAGAACTTCCTGCGTACCCACGTTGACGAAAACGGTCACAACGTCTTCAAGGCAAAGATCAACGACATGTGCAAAG AGAACAAGGAGAGTCTGGTGGTAAATTATGAAGACCTTGCAGCGAGAGAGCATGTTCTGGCCTACTTTCTGCCCGAGGCTCCAACTGAGATGTTAAAG GTGTTTGATGAAGCAGCTAAAGAAGTGGTGTTGGCTATGTACCCAAAATACATCCGTATTGCCCAAGAGATCCACATCCGCATATGCAACCTACCGTTGGTTGAGGAAATCCGTTCACTCAG ACAGCTGCACCTGAACCAGCTGATCCGGACTAGTGGCGTGGTTAGCAGCTGCACCGGCGTGCTCCCCCAGCTCGGAATGGTCAAGTACAACTGTAACAAATGCAACTTTGTGCTCGGACCGTTCTTCCAATCCCAAAACAAGGAGGTGAAGCCAGGCTCCTGCCCCGAGTGCCAGTCCCAGGGCCCGTTTGAGATCAacatggaggag ACCGTGTACCAGAACTACCAGAGGATCACCATCCAAGAAAGCCCTGGCAAGGTGGCGGCTGGCCGCCTGCCTCGCTCTAAAGATGCCATTTTGCTGGCTGACCTGGTGGACGGATGCAAGCCTGGAGATGAGATT GAACTGACTGGCATCTACCACAACAACTACGATGGCTCTCTGAACACGGCCAACGGCTTCCCAGTGTTTGCGACCGTTATCTTGGCCAATCACATCACCCGTAGGGATGAGGGGGTCGCTGTGGCCGAGCTGACAGACGAGGATGTCAAGGCGATCGTTGCCCTGTCCAAGGACGAGTGTATTGGAGAGCGG ATCTTTGCCAGCGTGGCTCCATCTATTTATGGGCATGAGAACATCAAGAGAGCTCTGGCCCTGTCGCTGTTTGGAGGAGAACCCAAAAACCCAG GCGGGAAGCACAAAGTGCGTGGAGACATCAACGTGCTGCTGTGTGGAGACCCAGGAACGGCCAAGTCCCAGTTTCTCAA GTACGTGGAGAAGGTAGCGACTCGTGCCGTGTTCACCACGGGGCAGGGAGCGTCCGCTGTCGGCTTGACCGCTTACGTCCAGAGACACCCGGTCAGCCGGGAGTGGACTCTGGAAGCCGGAGCGCTGGTGCTGGCGGACCGCGGAGTCTGTCTGATTGATGAGTTCGATAAA ATGAACGACGCGGACAGGACGAGCATTCATGAGGCCATGGAGCAGCAGAGCATCTCCATCTCCAAGGCCGGCATCGTCGCCTCGCTGCAGGCCAGGTGCACGGTCATGGCTGCCTCCAACCCGATCG GTGGCAGGTACGACCCCTCTTTGACCTTTGCTGAGAACGTGGACCTGACGGAGCCGATCGTGTCCCGGTTCGATGTGCTGTGTGTCGTCAAAGACACGGTGGACCTGGTGCAG GATGAAATGTTGGCCCGCTTTGTTGTTGGTTCTCATATCAAGCATCACCCAAGCAACAAGGAAGGGGGTGTGGCCTTAGAGGAGGTGGTTCTGCCCAACACGTCTGACATCCCCCCAATTCCCCAGGAGTTACTGAGGAAGTACATCGTCTACGCTAAGGAGCgg GTCCATCCCAAGCTAAACCAGATGGACCAGGACAAAGTGGCTCGCATCTATAGTGACCTCCGCAAAGAGTCCGTG GCGACGGGCAGCATCCCCATCACAGTCCGGCACATTGAGTCCATGATCCGTATGGCAGAGGCCCACGCCAAGATGCACCTGAGGGACTACGTGCAGGAGGACGACGTGAACATGGCCATCAGGGTCATGCTGGAGAGTTTCATCGACACGCAGAAGTTCAGCGTCATGACGAGCATGAGAAAG ACCTTTGCCCACTACTTGGCCTTCCGCAGAGACAACAAtgagctgctgctcttcattctCAAACAGCTGGTCGCTGAGCAGGTCTCCTACCAAAGGAACCGGTACGGGGTCCAGAACGACACCATAGAAATCCcagagaaagacctgcaggataAG GCCAGACAGATCAACATCCACAGCCTGGCAGCCTTCTATGGCAGCGACCTGTTCCAGTCCAACAAGTTCAGCCACAGAGGAAAGGAGAAGCTGATTGTGCAGCAGTTCTGA
- the ip6k1 gene encoding inositol hexakisphosphate kinase 1 — MCLPRPNNMDNKLQGAGLGGVASLRLRAGGVPLEPFIHQVGGHTSMMRYDDHTVCKPLISREQRFYESLPPEMKDFTPEYKGVVLVCFEGDSDGYINLVAYPYVESVMEGGTAEHEERDAPEREQPRRKHSRRSLLRSSSSEHKEERLDRREAHDAEISDNLAELKSPRLDPKVHSDVPFQMLDWKSGLSSEKISYNPWSLRCHKQQLSRMRSDSKDRKLFKFLLLENVVHRFSYPCILDLKMGTRQHGDDASEEKAARQMKKCEQSTSATLGVRVCGMQVYQLNTGHYLCRNKYYGRGLSIDGFHQALYQYMHNGTGLRQDLFEPILNKLRSLRAVLERQASYRFYSSSLLIIYEGQEPGGPSVLSSGQHGLTQQKTLVVPAEAHTRPAAGSHCELNTMQNADLGSLFSQGSDCHSFVPQLPSLQPPGQSSSHAPNLISFPASIPPQTQRRPLVDVRMIDFAHATFKGFRGDTAVHDGPDRGYVFGLDSLVNILEGLRDDNLP, encoded by the exons ATGTGCCTCCCTCGCCCCAACAACATGGACAACAAGCTACAAGGGGCGGGGCTAGGAGGAGTGGCTTCACTTCGACTACGAGCTGGGGGCGTTCCACTGGAGCCGTTCATACACCAG GTGGGAGGTCACACCAGTATGATGCGTTACGACGACCACACCGTTTGCAAGCCTCTGATCAGCAGAGAGCAGCGCTTCTATGAGTCACTGCCTCCAGAAATGAAAGACTTCACCCCAGAGTATAAAG GCGTGGTGCTTGTATGTTTTGAAGGCGACTCTGATGGCTACATCAACCTTGTGGCGTACCCCTACGTGGAGAGCGTCATGGAGGGAGGGACGGCCGAGCACGAGGAGCGCGACGCTCCGGAGAGGGAGCAACCAAGAAGAAAACACTCCCGGCGTAGCCTCCTTCGCTCCTCGTCCTCTGAACACAAGGAAGAGCGACTCGACAGAAGGGAGGCGCATGACGCAGAAATATCTGATAA TCTTGCAGAACTAAAGAGTCCAAGGCTCGACCCAAAGGTCCACTCGGATGTTCCCTTCCAGATGCTGGACTGGAAAAGTGGTTTGAGTTCAGAGAAGATCAGCTACAACCCCTGGAGCCTTCGCTGccacaaacagcagctcagcCGCATGAGGTCCGACTCCAAAGACCGCAAGCTCTTCA AGTTCCTGCTGTTGGAGAACGTGGTCCACCGCTTCTCTTACCCCTGCATCCTGGACCTGAAGATGGGCACCAGGCAGCACGGAGACGATGCCTCGGAAGAGAAGGCGGCCCGGCAGATGAAGAAATGTGAACAGAGCACTTCGGCGACGTTGGGCGTCCGAGTGTGTGGCATGCAG GTGTACCAGCTGAACACCGGTCACTACCTTTGCAGGAACAAGTACTATGGGCGTGGCCTGTCGATCGATGGCTTCCACCAGGCCCTCTACCAGTACATGCACAATGGGACAGGTCTGAGGCAGGACCTGTTTGAGCCCATCCTGAACAAGCTGCGCAGCCTGAGGGCTGTGCTGGAGAGGCAGGCGTCCTATCGCTTCTATTCCTCGTCACTGCTCATCATATATGAGGGACAG GAACCCGGGGGCCCTTCAGTCCTCAGCTCTGGGCAGCATGGACTCACACAACAGAAGACTCTTGTGGTCCCAGCAGAGGCCCACACCCGTCCAGCCGCTGGCAGTCACTGTGAACTGAACACGATGCAGAACGCAGACCTAGGCTCGTTGTTCTCCCAGGGGTCAGACTGCCATTCCTTTGTCCCACAGCTGCCCTCGCTTCAGCCCCCCGGGCAGTCGTCCTCCCATGCTCCCAACTTGATTTCCTTTCCCGCTTCCATCCCCCCTCAGACCCAACGGCGGCCTCTAGTGGACGTACGTATGATTGACTTTGCCCACGCCACCTTCAAGGGGTTCCGCGGGGACACCGCGGTGCACGATGGGCCAGACCGGGGATACGTATTTGGACTGGACAGCCTGGTCAACATCCTGGAGGGCCTGCGAGACGACAACCTGCCGTAG
- the blcap gene encoding apoptosis inducing factor BLCAP → MYCLQWLLPVLLIPKPLNPALWFNHSMFMGFYLLSFLLERKPCTICALVFLAALFLICYSCWGNCFLYHCQDAPLPDAAHDPAIVGA, encoded by the coding sequence ATGTACTGCCTCCAGTGGCTACTTCCTGTGCTTCTGATCCCCAAGCCGCTGAACCCGGCGCTGTGGTTCAACCACTCCATGTTCATGGGCTTCTACCtgctcagcttcctgctggagaGGAAGCCGTGCACCATCTGCGCCTTGGTCTTCCTCGCTGCGCTCTTCCTCATCTGCTACAGTTGCTGGGGCAACTGTTTCCTGTATCACTGCCAAGACGCTCCGCTGCCAGACGCAGCCCACGACCCGGCGATAGTTGGagcctag